TGCGCACGATCGTGTCGTCGATCCGGGCCTTGGTGGAGACTTCCAGCCCCAGCTTGCGAGCGATGTCGTTGACGCGGGCCGGGTTGAGCGGCAACCCGCCGGCGTCGATGGCGGCGATGAGATCGAGGGCCCGTTGGCGCTCGGGGGATGCCGCCGGGCGTCGGGTCAGCCAAGCCTTGAACCATTGCATGGGCCGAGTTTAGGGCGCGCACCGCCGTTTCTGCCGCATGCATCGGCCTCTGTCGCCAGCTGACCCAGGGGCCTTCCCGCGGGCGCTTCGGCTTCGCAAGGCGTCGGACACGATCCCTACAATCGCGCAGCCGCCGCTCATGCGAACCGGCCAGCCGTGCGTCGAACCGGCGCAGCAAGACACTTACACGCCACCCGCGGCGCAGCACCGTCCGGTCCGAACCCATGATCGATTCACGAGCACATCAACAACCCGGCATCGCCCCCGAGGCCTGGCGCCTGTCGGTCGCCCCGATGCTGGACTGGACCGACCGCCACTGCCGCCACTTCCATCGCCTGCTCACGCGCCGCACCCGGCTCTACACCGAGATGGTCACCACCGGCGCCCTGCTGCACGGGGATCAGGCGCGCCACCTCGACTTCGACGCCATCGAGCACCCGGTGGCGCTGCAGCTCGGTGGCAGCGATCCGGCCGATCTGGCCGCCTGTGCCAGGCTGGCGCAGCGCTGGGGTTATGACGAGGTCAACCTCAACTGCGGCTGCCCGAGCGAGCGGGTGCAGAAGGGCGCGTTCGGCGCCTGCCTGATGGCCGAGCCGGCGCTGGTGGCCGATGGCGTCAAGGCGATGCGCGACGCGGTGGACGTGCCGGTGACCGTCAAGCACCGCATCGGCATCGACCGTGGCGAGAGCTACGACTTCGTGCGCGACTTCGTCGGCACGCTGGCGGATGCGGGCTGCGAGGTCTTCATCGTGCATGCGCGCAATGCCTGGCTGCAGGGCCTGAGCCCGAAGGAAAACCGCGACATCCCGCCGCTGCGCTACGAGCAGGTCTACCAGCTCAAGCGCGACTTCCCGCAGCTGACGATCGTCATCAACGGCGGCATCAGGACCGACGACGAGATCGCCGCGCACCTGGCCCATGTCGACGGCGTGATGGTGGGCCGTCAGGCCTATCACGAACCCTGGCAGATGGCGGGCTGGGACCTGCGTTTCTTCGGCGAGGCCGCGCCGGCGGGCGAGCGCGCGCAGGTCGAAGCCGCCTGGATGGACTATCTGCAGGCCCAGCATCTGGGCGGGCGGCCGTGGCCGCAGGCGATGCGCCATGCGCTGGGCCTCTGGAACGGCGTGGCCGGTGCGCGCAGCTGGCGGCAGTTCTGGTCCGACCATCATCACAAGTTGCGCCCGCCGCACGAATTGAGCGCGCTTTCGCCGCGCCCCGGGACGGCCGCCGGACGCGAACGGATTGCCCCTTAAACTCGCGCACGTCGCTTGATGGCACGCAGGTGTGCCGGGCTGACACAACCGGGGTGAGGACGGCATTGGTGCAAGCAGCTGGCAACTGGCGCGGAGTTTTTGCGCGCAATGAACGCATCGCCGTCCAGGCGATGCTCGAGAACCTGCGTCGGCTCTGGTGGCTGGCCTGTCTGCTGGTGCCGCTGAGCGTGTTGCACGTGACGGTGTCGTGGGTCGATGCGCCGCAGCACGCCGCGCGTTCGATGGGCCTGTCGGCCGCACCCGACGCCCGCCTCGATGCGCAGGCCGACGGTTCGGCGGCTGCGGCCGCCGCGGCCCGGGCCGCCAACGTGGCGCGCTGGAAGGAAGCCGTGGTGGTGGTGCACCTGGGCATGGCCGCGAACCTGCTGATCGTCAGCGCGATGATCTGGTGGGCGCGGCGCCAGGCGCCGCACGTGCGCGCTTTCCAGGGCGTGCTCGAAGCCTGGGGGCTGATCAGCGCGCTCGGTTTCACGATCGTCGTCGCCAGCATCGATCAGTGGATCTCGGCCGGCATCACGCCGTTCCTGATCGGCTGCGTGCTGGTCGGTTCGCTGTTCCTGCTGCGACCGCAGCGGGCGGCCCTGTTGTACGGCTGCGCGTTCCTGGTCTACGCCTGGGCGATGGGGCTGACGCAGGGCGACGACGCGCGCCTGCTGTCCAACCGCGTCGACGGCCTGATCGCGGCGGTGCTGGGCTTCATGGTGAGCCTGATGATCTGGCGCAAGCACGTGCTCAAGGAAACGCTGGTGTCGGAGCTGCAGGTCACCCGCATGGCCTTGCAGGAGCGCAGCACCGAACTGCAGTCGATGGCGGTGCGCGACACCTTGACCGGCTTGTGGAACCGCGCCGAGATCATGCGGCTGGCCCAGCGCGAGCTGACCCGCGCCCAGCGCCACGGCGGCGAGACCTGCTTCATCATGGTCGACCTCGACAGCTTCAAGCTCATCAACGACCGCTGGGGCCATGCCACCGGGGATCGCGTGCTGGCCGCGGTGGCGAGCCTGCTGCTCGAGGAGCTGCGCGCCACCGACGAGGTCGGCCGCCTGGCCGGCGAGGAGTTCGCGGTGCTGCTGCCGCAGACCAATCTCGAGGAGGCCCGGCTGCTGGCCGAGCGCCTGCACCTGGCGGTCGCGCGCTTGCGCGTGCCGCTGGGCGACGCCACCGTGCGCCTGACGGCCAGCATCGGCGCGGCCTCGCAGACCGGCCGCGCGCTGGTGCCGGTGCCGCAGCAGTTCGAGCGGCTGTTCGGCTCGGCCGAGCAGGCGCTGTCGTCGGCCAAGTCGCAGGGGCGTGACCGCGTGGTGGTCGCCCCGCCGATGGCGCCACTGGTCTGAGCGATGGGCAAGCCCGCGCCGCAGCGTACCGGTGCCTTGCACCCGCCGTTGCCGGTGTGGCTGCCGTATTTCCTGTCGGCCTTGCTGGTGACGGTGCTGGTGGTGGTGCTGGCCGGGCTTTCGCTGTGGCAGGAAAAGCTGCGCCAGCGCGAGCGCGCGGCGGTGGCGGCCCAGAACGTCGTGCGCCTGCTCGAGGCCCATGTCGCCGACGTGTTCCGCCATTGCGACACCTGGCTGCATGTGGTGAGCCGGCTGATCGCCGAGCGCGAGCCCGGCGTGTCGCTGAACTCGCCGGTGCTGCAGCGCAACCTGGAGATCGAGCAGACCGCGGTCGGCGAGTTGCGCCGCGTTCGTGTCACCGATGCCGGCGGGCAGGTGGTGGTCGGCGACACCTGGGCCGATCCGGCGGCGCGCGACCTGTCGTCGCGGGCCGATTTCCGCCGCGCGATGACGGTCGCCGATGCCGGCCTGATCGTCACCGGCCCCAAGCGTGACACCGCCAGCGGTGAATGGTCGATGAGCCTGATGCGCGCCGTGCGTGGCGCCGACGGACGTTTCCAGGGCGTGGTGGTGGCGGATCTGCCGGTGCGCCATTTCGCCGCCCGTTTCGCGGCACCCGAGCTCGGGCAGCGCGGTGCGGCGACCATCCGCACCTCGGGCCTGGCCCTGGTGCTGCGCGAGCCGTGGCCGGGCGACGACAGCCGCCTGATCGGCAGCACCGAGGTCTCCCGGCAGCTGCGCGAGGTGCTCGCCAATCCGGCCAGAGAGGGCAGCTACATCGCCGCCACCGCGCTCGACGGCATCGAGCGGGTCAACGCCTACCGCAAGTTGCGCGACTACCCGCTGACGGTGATCGTCGGCCTGGCCACCGACGACTTCGCGCCGGCCTGGAACACCATCGCGCTGATGATCGGCCTGCTGTCGGCGATGAGCGTGGGCACGGTGATCCTGGCGGCCGTGCTGCTGTACCGCGGCTCGCGCCGCCAGATCGATGCCGCGCAGCAGCGCTTCGATTCGGTCGTGCGCTACTCGCGCGATGCGATCGTCTGCAAGTCGCGCGCGGGCATCGTCACCAGCTGGAACGCCGGCGCCGAGGCGATCTTCGGCTACACCGAGGCCGAGATGCTGGGCCGACCCGTCACCGTGCTGCTGCCGCCCGAGCGCCAGCACGAGGAGGCCGAGATCCTGGCCTGCGTGGCGCGCGGCGAGCGGGTCGAGCCCTTCGAGACCGTGCGGCTGCACAAGAACGGTCAGCGGCTGGCGATCTCGATCTCGGTGGCGCCGCTGGTCGATGCCGAGCAGCAGATCGTCGGCGCCTCCAGCATCGCGCGCGACGTCACCCGTCAGCGTGCGATGGAAGAAGAGATCCGCAGCCTGGCCTTCGACGATCCGCTCACCCGTTTGCCCAACCGCCGCCTGCTGCTCGACCGCCTCGGCCACGCCCTGGCGGCCGCACGCCGCAGCCACGTCTGCGCGGCGGTGATCTTCATCGATCTCGACCACTTCAAGCAGCTCAACGACCTGCACGGCCACGCGGCCGGCGACCGCCTGCTGGTCGACGTGGCCCGGCGCCTGCGCGCCACCGTGCGCGAGAGCGACACCGTGGCGCGGCTGGGTGGCGACGAGTTCGTGGTGGTCTGCACCGACCTGGGCGCCGACGTGGCGCAGGCCCATGTCGAGGCACAGGCACTGGAGGCCAAGATCGAGGCCGCGATCAGTCACGACATGCCGGTGGGCGAGGCGGTTTTCGTCTGCCGTGCCAGCGTCGGCTACCGGCTCTTCTGCGGCGGCGACGACACGATCGAAACCCTGCTGCGCGACGCCGATGCGGCGATGTACGCCACCAAGGCGACCCACCGCGCCAGCGAGTGGGGCGGCGACGACCTGGCCGGCACCCCTCAGTCGCTGGCGCGCTGACCGGCCGGCCAGGTGGCCAGCGCGACGCCCAGCAGGGCCAGCGCAAATGCGCCGGCCTGGGCGCCGCTGACGTGTTCGCCGAGCAGGCCCACGCCCACGCCGGCGGCGGCCAGCGGCAGCATCACCGTGAACACGCCCGCCTGCGCAGCCGGTACCTGGCGCAGCCCGGTCATCCACAGCCAGACCGTGGCCACGCTGGCCGCCAGCGCGTAGAACACCAGCAGCCCCCAGGTGCCGTCGCCGACCGCGCCGAAGTCGAACGACCGCGCCTGCCACAGCCCCAGCGGCGTGACCAGTGCCAGGCCCCATGCATTGACCAGCGCGCTGATGCGCTTGGGGCCGAGCGGGCCGCTGAGCTTCTTGCCGATCACCACGTAGCTGGCTTCGCACAACACCGCGCCCATCAGCAGTAGGTTGCCGAGCAGCACCGCGTGGCCGGGCTCGGTGACGGTGTCGGCGGCAGCCGGCTTGGCCAGGCTGACGAGCATGATGCCCGCCACCGCGCAGCCGATACCCGCCAGCACCTGCGGTGTCAGCCGCTCGCGCAGGAACAGCCGCGACAGCAGCGCCACCACGCCCGGCAGCGCCGCCATGATCACGCCGGCCGCCAGCGCGGTGCTGAGCAGCACGCCGTAGAGCATGCAGACCGAGAACAGGAAGTTGCCGAGAAAGCTCTCGAAGAACAGCAGCACGCGGTCGTGGCGCGACAGCGGCTGCTCGTCGGCGGGCCGGCGCAGCCAGCCGGCCATCGCGACCGCGGCGATGCCGAAGCGCAGCCACGCCAGCAGGAAGATCGGGAACACGCCGACCAGCAGCTTGGACAGCCCGACGTAACTGCCCACCAGCGCCATGCTGGCGCCCAGGCAGGCGTAGGCCAGCCACGGCGGCAGCGGACGGCGCCTCACGGCGTCAGCCCTTCAGGGCCGCCTGCTGTTCTTTCCAGAGCCGGCGCTCGCGCTGCGCGATCAGGTAGCTCGACAGCACCACGAACACCGCGACCACCGCGATCACCACCGTGGCGAGCGCGTTGACGGTGGGGTCGAGGCCGAGCCGGGCGCGCGAGAAGATCACCAGCGGCAGCGTCGTCGAGCCCGGGCCGGACAGGAAGGCCGACATCACGACGTCGTCGAGCGAGAGCGTGAAGGTCAGCAGCCAGGCCGCCAGCAGCGACTGCGCGATCATCGGCAGCGTGACCAGGAAGAACACCTGGATCGGCCGGGCGCCCAGGTCCTGCGCGGCCTCCTCGAACTGCGGATTGAGGTCGCGCAGGCGCGCCGAGATCACCACCGTGGCGTAGGCCATGCCGACCAGCAGGTGGCCGAGCCAGATCGTCATCAGGCCGCGCTCGGGGAAACCGAAGACACGCTGCACCGACACCAGCATCAGCAGCAGCGACAGGCCGACGATGACCTCGGGCATCACCAGCGGCGCGTTGATCATCCCGGAGAACAGCGTGCGGCCCCTGAAGCGCGGATAGCGCTCGAGCGTGAACGCCGCCAGCGTGCCCAGCACCACCGCGCCGGTGGCCGAGCCGGCCGCGACCTGCAGGCTCAGGAACAGCGCGGCGCGGATGTCCTCGTCGCCGACGAGCTTCTCGTACCAGCGCAGCGAGAAGCCGCTCCAGACGTTGGGCACCGGCGACTCGGTGAAGCTGAACACCACCAGCGAGACGATCGGCAGGTAGAGGAAGGCGAAGCCGCCGAACAGCCACAGGCGGCTGACCCAGCGGGCGGTGGGGGTGGTGATCATTTGTGCGTCGCCTGCGCCTGGCTGCGGTTGAAGATGGCCAGCGGCACCAGGATCATCATGACCATCACCACCGCCACGCTCGACGCCATCGGCCAGTCGTTGTTGGCGAAGAACTCGTCCCACAGCACGCGGCCGATCATCAGCGTCTCGGGGCCGCCGAGCAGTTCGGGGATCACGTATTCACCCACGCACGGGATGAACACCAGCATGGCGCCGGCGACGATGCCCGCGCGCGACAGCGGCACCGTCACGCGCCAGAAGGTCTGCCAGGGCGTCGCGCCCAGGTCCTGCGCGGCTTCGAGCAGGCGGATGTCGAGCTTGGACAGCGTGCCGTACAGCGGCAGCACCATGAACGGCAGATAGGTGTAGACCATGCCGATCACCAGCGAGAACGGGCTGTACATGAACTGCCCCTCGGCCGGGATGGCGCCGAGCGCGAACAGCACCTGGTCGATGCCCAGCGCCTTGAGCGCCGTGCCGACCCAGCCGGTGTCGGCGTCGAGCAGGCCCTTCCAGGCGTAGACGCGCAGCAGGAAGCTGGTCCAGAACGGCAGCATCACGCCCATCAGCAGCAGCGGCTGCAGCGATGCGGCCGAGCGCGCCATGAAGTAGGCGAACGGGTAGCCGATCGCCAGGCACACCAGCGTGGTGACGCCGGCGTACAGCAGCGACAGGCCGTAGGTGCTGATGTAGAGGTCGTCGGTGAACAGCAGCTGGTAGTTGCCCAGCCGCACGGTCAGCGTCAGCTCGGTCTCGGTCCAGTGGACCAGTTCGGTGACCAGCGCGCCGTCCATCGACGACAGGCTGATGCGCAGCAGGATCAGGAACGGCAGCAGGAAGAAGATCAGCAGCCACACATAGGGCACGCCGATCACGCTGTTGCGCCCGCCCAGCGCGCGGGCCCGTTCGGCCAGGCGCGCGATGCGGGTGGTGTGGATGCTCATGGCCGGATCCTCACTGCGTCAGCACGACCTGGGCGGTCGGCGACCAGTGGGCCCAGACCTGATCGCCCACCACCGGGTTGTCGGCGGTCAGGCGCTCCTCGTTCTCGACGTTGACCTTGAGCGTCGCGCCGCTGGCCAGCCGCAGGTGGTAGATCGTGAAGCTGCCGAAGTACGACAGCGCGTGCACCGTGCCGCTGACCTGGTTGTGCGGCAGCGCCGCACGTTCGCGCGTGAGGTGGATCTTCTCGGGCCGCACCGCCACCGTGACGGGCATGCCGAGGTAGCCGGTGATGCCGTGGCCGACGTGGTGGGTCACGTCGCCGCACTCGACCTCGACCCGGTCGGGCTCGTCGAGCGTGATCTTGCCGTCCATCAGGTTGACGTTGCCGATGAAGTCGGCGACGAAGCGGCTGGCCGGCGTCTCGTAGATGTCGGCCGGGCCGCCCACCTGCAGGAAACGGCCTTCGCTCATGACGGCCAGACGCGAGGCCATCGTCATCGCCTCTTCCTGGTCGTGCGTGACCATCACGCAGG
This portion of the Leptothrix cholodnii SP-6 genome encodes:
- the dusA gene encoding tRNA dihydrouridine(20/20a) synthase DusA — protein: MIDSRAHQQPGIAPEAWRLSVAPMLDWTDRHCRHFHRLLTRRTRLYTEMVTTGALLHGDQARHLDFDAIEHPVALQLGGSDPADLAACARLAQRWGYDEVNLNCGCPSERVQKGAFGACLMAEPALVADGVKAMRDAVDVPVTVKHRIGIDRGESYDFVRDFVGTLADAGCEVFIVHARNAWLQGLSPKENRDIPPLRYEQVYQLKRDFPQLTIVINGGIRTDDEIAAHLAHVDGVMVGRQAYHEPWQMAGWDLRFFGEAAPAGERAQVEAAWMDYLQAQHLGGRPWPQAMRHALGLWNGVAGARSWRQFWSDHHHKLRPPHELSALSPRPGTAAGRERIAP
- a CDS encoding ABC transporter permease produces the protein MSIHTTRIARLAERARALGGRNSVIGVPYVWLLIFFLLPFLILLRISLSSMDGALVTELVHWTETELTLTVRLGNYQLLFTDDLYISTYGLSLLYAGVTTLVCLAIGYPFAYFMARSAASLQPLLLMGVMLPFWTSFLLRVYAWKGLLDADTGWVGTALKALGIDQVLFALGAIPAEGQFMYSPFSLVIGMVYTYLPFMVLPLYGTLSKLDIRLLEAAQDLGATPWQTFWRVTVPLSRAGIVAGAMLVFIPCVGEYVIPELLGGPETLMIGRVLWDEFFANNDWPMASSVAVVMVMMILVPLAIFNRSQAQATHK
- a CDS encoding bifunctional diguanylate cyclase/phosphodiesterase, with protein sequence MGKPAPQRTGALHPPLPVWLPYFLSALLVTVLVVVLAGLSLWQEKLRQRERAAVAAQNVVRLLEAHVADVFRHCDTWLHVVSRLIAEREPGVSLNSPVLQRNLEIEQTAVGELRRVRVTDAGGQVVVGDTWADPAARDLSSRADFRRAMTVADAGLIVTGPKRDTASGEWSMSLMRAVRGADGRFQGVVVADLPVRHFAARFAAPELGQRGAATIRTSGLALVLREPWPGDDSRLIGSTEVSRQLREVLANPAREGSYIAATALDGIERVNAYRKLRDYPLTVIVGLATDDFAPAWNTIALMIGLLSAMSVGTVILAAVLLYRGSRRQIDAAQQRFDSVVRYSRDAIVCKSRAGIVTSWNAGAEAIFGYTEAEMLGRPVTVLLPPERQHEEAEILACVARGERVEPFETVRLHKNGQRLAISISVAPLVDAEQQIVGASSIARDVTRQRAMEEEIRSLAFDDPLTRLPNRRLLLDRLGHALAAARRSHVCAAVIFIDLDHFKQLNDLHGHAAGDRLLVDVARRLRATVRESDTVARLGGDEFVVVCTDLGADVAQAHVEAQALEAKIEAAISHDMPVGEAVFVCRASVGYRLFCGGDDTIETLLRDADAAMYATKATHRASEWGGDDLAGTPQSLAR
- a CDS encoding DMT family transporter; its protein translation is MRRRPLPPWLAYACLGASMALVGSYVGLSKLLVGVFPIFLLAWLRFGIAAVAMAGWLRRPADEQPLSRHDRVLLFFESFLGNFLFSVCMLYGVLLSTALAAGVIMAALPGVVALLSRLFLRERLTPQVLAGIGCAVAGIMLVSLAKPAAADTVTEPGHAVLLGNLLLMGAVLCEASYVVIGKKLSGPLGPKRISALVNAWGLALVTPLGLWQARSFDFGAVGDGTWGLLVFYALAASVATVWLWMTGLRQVPAAQAGVFTVMLPLAAAGVGVGLLGEHVSGAQAGAFALALLGVALATWPAGQRASD
- a CDS encoding ABC transporter permease encodes the protein MITTPTARWVSRLWLFGGFAFLYLPIVSLVVFSFTESPVPNVWSGFSLRWYEKLVGDEDIRAALFLSLQVAAGSATGAVVLGTLAAFTLERYPRFRGRTLFSGMINAPLVMPEVIVGLSLLLMLVSVQRVFGFPERGLMTIWLGHLLVGMAYATVVISARLRDLNPQFEEAAQDLGARPIQVFFLVTLPMIAQSLLAAWLLTFTLSLDDVVMSAFLSGPGSTTLPLVIFSRARLGLDPTVNALATVVIAVVAVFVVLSSYLIAQRERRLWKEQQAALKG
- a CDS encoding GGDEF domain-containing protein — its product is MQAAGNWRGVFARNERIAVQAMLENLRRLWWLACLLVPLSVLHVTVSWVDAPQHAARSMGLSAAPDARLDAQADGSAAAAAAARAANVARWKEAVVVVHLGMAANLLIVSAMIWWARRQAPHVRAFQGVLEAWGLISALGFTIVVASIDQWISAGITPFLIGCVLVGSLFLLRPQRAALLYGCAFLVYAWAMGLTQGDDARLLSNRVDGLIAAVLGFMVSLMIWRKHVLKETLVSELQVTRMALQERSTELQSMAVRDTLTGLWNRAEIMRLAQRELTRAQRHGGETCFIMVDLDSFKLINDRWGHATGDRVLAAVASLLLEELRATDEVGRLAGEEFAVLLPQTNLEEARLLAERLHLAVARLRVPLGDATVRLTASIGAASQTGRALVPVPQQFERLFGSAEQALSSAKSQGRDRVVVAPPMAPLV